TCTGACAGTTTATTATTGGTCCTTGAAATAAATCCAAAGTTTTTCAAATCAAAACAAAAGAAATGGGCAATCGGATCCACCAAAAAGAAAACCAATTAGACATCCGCAAGAACAGAAAAGCGAAGCACATTTTGATCTTTTGCCATGATCTCAGCAGTACCTAATTAAGATACAAAACTTCATCTTCTTTACTTGTTCCTGCCGCCGTCCATGAAAAACTAGACAGCGAGACCACGTCTCATAATATATCTTGATGGAGGAGGACGTCTAGTTAACTGTATACATTTTGAAAAAGATTTCAGAAACAATCGTCAGTAAGACGATCTTCATTCTCATCAGAAGAAGGAGGAATGCATGCAGGGTTTGTATTTGCCCTTGCCGGACCAAATAGCAGCTCCAAGCAGAAGGAAGACCCACATATTGATTTACCCTTATTCCCAAGTTTATCCAAATCTCTCACTGAGAACTGCAAGGTTACAAAAGCCAGGTTCTTGAATATTGATCAAATCAATATCAGTGTGCATAAGCCTGTAATTAATGTTCAAGAGCAGTAAAATTTACCTGTAGCAAGCTATTCTTGATGAAAGCTGTGTTGAAGCAGACATAGAAAAGGCGGCCTCCGATCATTTTCTGGTAGAATATAACACGGACATCTCCTGTAACCTCTACAGGTTTATTGAAGTAGAAGTCCAGGCAGCTCTTTTGATCGATGATGGGATTTTCTGTGTCCATTTGAACTACAATGCGAGGTTCTTCTACTTCGGACTTCTTCTGTTCTTCATCACCTTCAATAAAAGAGATATAGTAGCGAGGACTAGCATTTCTCTGATATCCTTTCGTAATGGGTCTGCAGTAACCTCTGGCAACTTCCCCAGCTGGACGGTATAGCTGGCCTGGTACCTGTCAAACAAAAGTCAGTATCGAGACCTGACCATTGAAAGCGAGCGTGGGACACTGAGACTTAGTTAATGACCTCTTCCAACTCTGTGACCACAAAGAAGATTGAAACAGTGTTAATCACGTCATAAAGACGAATTCGGCGCAGTTCTCTGCTACAAGATTGAGGTATGTTTGCTTTAGGAGGTCCATCTCCAATTCTCTTAGGAAACGAAAGTACACTAGCCCAGTACCCCACATAACGACGTTGGCTTGGTATTGAGACCTGTCAGCAGAAAAAGCTTTAATCTTTCTTCAGCTTTAAGAATTTTGTATCAAAATTGATAAACTATAGGACTTATAATTGATTGTTCTTAACTCCTTCATTGTTCGTAGTCCGTTTATTTGCATACAATTGAAGAGCCTCGTCTGCTGTCATGCCACTGTAAACAAGGTAGGCACAGACCATTAAACCTGTTCGACCTTTACCAGCCTGCAAGTTTCAACCATTTAACAAGATTGGTGCTAACTAAACGTGAAAGAACTCAACACATTTGTATCTGCAATAGTCTCATACCATGCAGTGCACAACTGCAATATTTTTGGGGTCTAGTGATAGCCATGTATTAACACTTTCACAAAACTGCTTCATCATTTCCAGAGGTGGAACATGATTGTCATCAAAAGGGTATGCCTCAACACGACCATGAAAATGTGCTGGATCGTAAGATTCCTCGATACATAAATTATAGACCTGCAGAATATACAGAACAAAAATAATTCAACTTTCATGAATAAGCAAACATTACAACATAATCAAGTACCTTGTAGTGCTCTGGATGCCTCATGTCTAGCACAGATTTCACCTGCCATAGAGGATTACGATACATTGCTCGCATACGTTCTGCAGGGAATGACATAGCTAATACTCTATCTGTGATATATGACATGTCAAGATCATATCCAGCAACAAGCATTCGCCTGCGATGCTTCGATACCAAGCTTCGAAGATATATACTTGTGGTGAGGTAATTGATGAATGAATGTTGAGCATGTTGTAAATTTGAGGTCTCAGCCTTTCCTAGCCCCTCCTTTGCAAGCTTCGAACCCATTTAGCCGTTCAACGTTAAGATTTCTGCTTGAAAATAATTGGGGAAAAAGTACACGTAAATTGCATAGGTAATAAAGAAAAGCTCAAACAGATGTgcgtatgtatatatatatatatatatatataccttcACTTGAAGAAGAAATTGTCCAGTCAATTTCATAAGAATAATAGCGATTTCTAGAACATGCAGGTGTAGAGAAGGTAAAATTTTTACGTTGAAGTCCTGGAAATAGCTGCAGCAAAATGGAATAGGAGCAAAGTGGATTCAGGGGGGCCAGGAGATTACGACATGCTCCATGTTCTTTCTTCCTTGGTACAAAGCGAAATTGATGAGAAATGTATAGAATCTGGATATTGTATGCTAAAACTGGATGAAGCTTTTGTTCCCTAATTTTCAACCCCTAATATTGAGGCTAATGGGGCTTGGCCTCTCATGTGAATTAAGATATtatcttttttctctctttacTCCACCAAGAAAAAAGTAGTTACAAAGGGAAGGAGGGAACTTTAACTGAAATTTAGattttgtttttcatatttagATGATGGATTTTGCTAAAAATGATGTAAAGAATACAAAGATAAATTTAGCAGGAGCTGAATTTCCGAAAGAAGATTCCATGACCTTGCAGaagtaaaagaaacaaaaataaacttttaatcAACTTGCGAAGAATGAGGCTATCAAGtgccaaaaaataaaaagtttatattCCATGGCCAGGTCTATCTACCATGGAGAATTTTGCGCCTAAAGCAAGGAACAAGACTTATTAAGCAATGGATACAAGTGAAGAGTATCTAAGCAAGGTCTTATTCGAGGTGATCATGTGGCCTGATTGACATGAACATTGCAGCATACTGAAGTAGCCGACGATCAGAGCCTCCATTTTCTACTACAGGAGTCACCGGACCTCTAGTCCTCTTCCTGTAGCGCCGCCAAGCAAATTGTATGTTCACTGCTGCCCATGTTCGCCAATTCGAGGAATAATATCTCGCAGTCCGCTTAAGCCTTTCGTTAGCAAACTTGTAACGGAAATGATCTGTGATGTAACGAAGATGGTTTGCATCAAGTCCAAATGCTTCTGTAGATTCTATACTAACGAATGTAGCAGATGAGGCTGGAAGCCGGTCTATGAATGGGCGGCGGAGGCACCAAGAAAGCAGCTCATCACCCAGAAACCCTCCTGGTTCAAGCACGCTGGTTGCTACCATGCCTTTACTGAGGCTTTGGCTTCTCTTGATACGCCCACGAATGATGAACACCATCCTTTGCACAGGATCTCCTTCTCTAATTATCTG
This is a stretch of genomic DNA from Manihot esculenta cultivar AM560-2 chromosome 2, M.esculenta_v8, whole genome shotgun sequence. It encodes these proteins:
- the LOC110603241 gene encoding phosphatidylinositol 3,4,5-trisphosphate 3-phosphatase and protein-tyrosine-phosphatase PTEN1, yielding MGSKLAKEGLGKAETSNLQHAQHSFINYLTTSIYLRSLVSKHRRRMLVAGYDLDMSYITDRVLAMSFPAERMRAMYRNPLWQVKSVLDMRHPEHYKVYNLCIEESYDPAHFHGRVEAYPFDDNHVPPLEMMKQFCESVNTWLSLDPKNIAVVHCMAGKGRTGLMVCAYLVYSGMTADEALQLYANKRTTNNEGVSIPSQRRYVGYWASVLSFPKRIGDGPPKANIPQSCSRELRRIRLYDVINTVSIFFVVTELEEVPGQLYRPAGEVARGYCRPITKGYQRNASPRYYISFIEGDEEQKKSEVEEPRIVVQMDTENPIIDQKSCLDFYFNKPVEVTGDVRVIFYQKMIGGRLFYVCFNTAFIKNSLLQFSVRDLDKLGNKGKSICGSSFCLELLFGPARANTNPACIPPSSDENEDRLTDDCF